TGGAACAATGCGAGGTAGAAACGGGCATGCCCGTAATACTGGAGATGAACAGCGTGATGACGGTGGAGGCAGAAGCAGCAGCGCCCTGGTACTTTTCCATGGCCACCATGTCCATGGCGACCGACTTGATAATGCGCTTGCCACCGATGAACGTACCCAGGGAAATAGCGGCCGAGCAGACGATCATGAGCCACATGGGGAAGCCATCGGACCCCGTAGATTCCATGCCCATCGCCATGGCCATGCCCATAAGGCCAATGGACATGAACTTCTGGCCATCTTGTGCGCCATGCAAAAAGGCCAGCATGCACGCGAAGATATCCTGCAGGATATCGGCAACGCGATTGCCCTTGCGCCTATCGACGCCCGAAAGGAACTTCGCAGCGAGTTTCGTGTTCAACCATCCCAGGAAAAAGCCAGCAAACAAGGAAAAGAGCAGGCCGTACACGACCTTGGCCCATTCGGAGGGAACCACGCCAGCCCAGCCGTTCACGGCGATGGCGCCACCGGTGATGCCCGCAATGAGCGAGTGCGACTTCGAACACGGAATGCCGAAGAACCAGCAGAACACGCCCCATGCGATGGAGCCAATCATGGAAGCCATTAACGCCATGAGCGCCTGATGCGTGTCGCCCGAGAAGTCGACCATGGAGAACATGGTGTGGGCAACGGCAGTGGAGATGTAGGTCATGCCGATGAGGCCGATGAAGTTAAAAACAGCCGCCAAGGTGAGCGCGACGCCAGGGCTAAGGACGCGCGTGGCAACGGCGGTAGCGATAGCATTGGGCGCGTCGGTTGCGCCCGAGACGAGCGTCACGCCAATCACGAGAACGATGATGATGGCGAGAGCAGGATAAGTTGCCATAAGGCCAATTACGGCCGCTAGAGATAAATCCAACGTTTACCTTTCGCATATTGCCGCGCCAGCGGCAAATATCTGAGAGCTGCATTAGTATAGCAAAGCGAAAGATTCGTCCAGTGCCTTTCGCCGAACAGACACGAAGGAGAAGCATGTTCCTACCTATGACGTACGCCGATATGCGCGAGCGCGGCTGGGATGCCGTGGACTTTGCATACGTATGCGGCGACGCATACGTTGACCACCCGTCGTTCGGCATGGCCATCATCTCGCGCCTGCTCGAAGCGCATGGCTATCGCGTGGGCATCATCTGCCAGCCCGATTGGCGCGACCCCAAAAGCATCAACGTGTTTGGCGAGCCCCGTCTGGGCTTCATCGTTTCCGCCGGCAACATGGATTCCATGGTGAACCATTACACGGTGGCAAAGCGGCGTCGCAAGAACGACTTCTACTCCCCCGGCGGCGAGATGGGCCTGCGCCCCGATCACGCCTGCGTGGTATATGGCAACCTCATCCGCCGTACATATAAAGAGACGCCCATCATCCTGGGTGGCATCGAGGCAAGCCTGCGCCGCCTGGCCCATTACGACTACTGGTCGGACAAGCTGAAGCGATCCATCCTGCTGGATTCGGGTGCCGACATCATCTCGTACGGCATGGGCGAGCATTCCGTGGTGGAAATTGCCGATGCGCTGGCATCGGGGCTTTCCGTACACGACCTCACGTTCATTCCTGGCACCGTATTCCGTACGCGCAGCCTGGAGCATCTGTACGAGCCCGTTGTGCTGCCCAGCTACCAGAGCATGCTGGACAACAAGGAGGAATACGCGCGCAGCTTCGGCGAACAGTGCCGCAACTTGAACCCGTATTCGGCCCACACGCTGGTAGAACCCTACGACCACGACGTCTACGTGGTACAGAACGCACCTGCCACGCCGCTTACCACCGAAGAGCTGGACGCGGTGTATCGCCTGCCCTACGAGCGCACGTATCACCCCAGCTACGAAGCTGCTGGCGGCATTCCAGCTATCCGCGAGGTGAAGTTTTCGCTGGCCAGCAATCGTGGCTGCCTAGGAGAGTGCGCATTCTGCGCGCTCAACTTCCATCAGGGGCGCATCATCCAAGCACGCAGCCACGAATCAATCCTGGAAGAAGCGCGCGAGATGACGAAGGATCCCGAGTTCAAGGGCTACATTCACGATGTGGGTGGCCCCACCGCGAATTTCCGCATTCCCGCATGCGCCAAGCAGGAAAAGGCCGGAGCCTGCACGAACCGTCGCTGTCTTTCGCCGAAGCCCTGCAAGCAGCTACGCGTAACGCACGAAGACTACGTGCAGCTGCTGCGCGAACTGCGCGCGCTGCCTGGCGTGAAGAAGGTATTCATCCGCAGCGGCATCCGCTTCGATTACGCCATGCTCGACAATGACCACACGTTCATCCGCGAACTAGCTGCCCACCATACAAGCGGGCAGCTGCGCCTGGCCCCCGAGCACATCAGCGAAACGGTACTGAACGTGATGGGCAAGCCACCGCACGCCATGTACGAGCAGTTCGTACGCGAGTTCAACCGCGCAAGCAAGCAGGCGGGCAAGGAACAATACGTACTGCCCTACCTGATGTCGAGCCATCCTGGCAGCACGCTAAAGGAAGCTGTTGAACTGGCAGAATTCTGCCGCGACCTAGGGTTCAACCCCGAACAGGTAAGCGACTTCTACCCCACGCCCTCTACGGTGTCCACGTGCATTTACTATACGGGTCTCGACCCGCGCACCATGGAACACGTGTACTGCGCCACGAGCCCTCACGAAAAGGCGCTGCAGCGCGCGCTCATTCAGTACCGCAACCCAAAGAATCACGCCCTCGTGCGCGAGGCGCTCGTGAAAGCGGGGCGCGAGGACCTTATTGGGTTCGATGCGAAATGCCTGGTACGGCCTGCGGGCGCAAAGGGCGGCAAGGGCGCGCAGCATGGCGGAAAGTCCGGGCAGGCAGGGCATGCCCGCAGCAAAGGCAAGGGTACGCAGGCCAAACGCGGTAGGTCGCGCCACGAAAACGACTCGCGTGGCGAGCAGCGTTCGGGCAGCACGCGCAACGACAAGCGCACGTCGCGGAACGCGAATACGAAACCAGGAGGCAAACCCCAAGGCAACCGCCGCAATGGCGGAGCTAGCGGCGCAGGAAAGAAGCCAGCAGGCGCTGAAGCACGGCGCGGAGCAGGCCATCCGAAGAAACGGTAGTCGTAGGAACGGCTTCCTGCTGATAGTTGGGATGATGCCGCAAGAACACCCAGCGACAAATAAGCGTAATGGCCAGGCCGATGAGACCCACGGCCAAGAATGATGCGGCGATCTCGACTGCCGTCCAGTTTTGCTCGAAGGCGGCATAGGCTGTCGCCAGAACGAAGAAGCCCGAAATGACGCCCGTGATAACGGTGAACGCGCGAATGAGGATGACCTTCGCGCGATTGGGCGAATAGCGCCACGCAGCCACAAGGTAAATGACCGCCGCGACGACTGCCAGAATAATGAGAAGCGGAATGATCCGCGATAGACGTGCAACCATTCCGCTTCCTTTCTCTTATGCGGCCAGCATGCGCATGGCCATGAACGCTTGACCTAGCTAAAGCTCACCTGGGGAGCAACATCGGCGCCAACGTTGGCGATGAAGCTCTGGCGCTTCGTGAAGCCCATAGGGCCCGCCACGAGCACGCCCGGGAACGTCTGGATGGCGTTGTTGTACTTCATGACCGTGTCGTTGAAGCTCTGACGCATGTAGCTGATCTTGTCTTCCGTTTCGGAAAGCTCATTCTGCAGCGCAATGAAGTTCTGATTTGCCTTCAGATCGGGATACGCTTCGCTCACGGCAAACAGGCTCTTCAGGGTATCGGAAAGCGCATTGCTCGCTTCCATCTTTTCCTCGGGCGAACTGGCATTCATGCATGCCGTGCGCGCTTCAGTAACCGCCTGCAGCGTCTTGCTCTCGTGCGCGGCATAGCCCTTCACGGTTTCCACCAGGTTCGGAATGAGATCGAGACGACGCTGGAGCTGGACGTCGATTTGCGCCCAAGCGTTGTCAACGGCGTTGCGCAGCTTCACCAGGTTGTTGAACAGCCCGATAACGATAAGCACCAGAACAACGACAACGACCAGAATGATAATTGCCACCATGAGAGACCCTTCCCTCGAATTACATTGAGGCCATTTTAGCACGTGCCAACTGGGATGATACGGAAATCTAAAAGCGCTCGCTCAAAACGAGAATGCATGCTTCCAAAAGCACCCGAAAACAAAAAAGAGCCGCACCCCGAGGGGCACGGCGCATGATGCGATATGCAGCTTCGCCTAGCGCTGCGGCAGGAGCGCTGCGCGGACCGGCGAGAACGACGTGGTACGCGTCCAGTAGCCCTTCACCTGCGCAGCCGAGGAAAGCGCCGCAGCCGCCTGGTGGGACTCGCATACGGCAAACGTACCCGAGCCACTGCCGCACAGCAGCACGTCGGCAACACCCGGCGCCTGCGAAGCGAACTGGGCAATCTCGGCAAGCTCGGGAAGCAGCTTCTGCGCCGGAGCCTCCAAGTTATTGAACAGCGGAACCTGCGTGGCCTCCGTCGCCGCGCGCACAGCTTCCAGCTGAGCGGGTTCGGGATACACCGGGCTCTCGTCGAACGTACGGTACGCCTCCGCCGTGGACACACCGCCTTCAGGACGGATGATGACCACGGAATCGCGACGCGGCGCCAGCGTAGCCACCGGCTCGTCGCCACGACCCTGCAGCAACATGCAGCCACCATGCAGGAAGAAACGCACGTCGGCGCCCAGCTGCTGCGCCACATGAGCAACAGCCTCATGATCGGCGGGAATGCCCCACAGGTGAGCCGCGCCCAACAGCGCAGCCGCGGCGTCGGCGCTGCCGCCACCCAGGCCCGTCTGATGCGGAATGTGCTTTTCGATAACCAGGCGAATGCATTCGTCCTCTTCGCGGCCCAGCTCCTGCGCCAGCGCATGCACCGCCTTGCATGCCAGGTTGTCCTGCGAGGGAATGTCGAGAGGCTCGATGCCCTCACGCCAGATGACCGTGGCCTCAACCTGCAGGCCGCTGCCCGCATCTACGTCAACCTTCACTTCGCGCAACGGCTGAGCGGCATCGCAAGGCTCCAACAGCGTAACGTGCTCGCCCGCACCCACATGCGTCATACGCACGCCATCGTGCATGGACAGCGCATGCATAACCGTAAGCGCATTGTGGTATCCGCCTTCCTGGCGTTCGCCAATGCCCAGGTAGAGGTTCACTTTCGCAGGAGCGATAAGATTGATGGTCTTCACGGTAATCCTTCGTTCGTAGTCGGGTTACTTAGTTGATGGTTCACTATTCGCGGCAGCCGCTTCGGCCTTCGCCGCCTTACGCGCGGAACGCCGTGCGGAGAAGAAATCCTTCAGAAGCTGCGAGCATTCCTCTTCGCATACGCCCGCCGTAACGGGAAACGCATGGTTCAAGCGCTCGTCCTCATTGATGCGATACAGCGTACCCAGCGCACCAGCCTTCGGATCGCTTGCGCCATACACGCACCGCGCAATGCGCGCCTGGTGCATAAGGCCCGCGCACATGATGCACGGCTCGAGCGTAACGTACACCGTGCAGTCGGAAAGACGCCACGCTTCCAGTTCGCGCGAAGCCTGCAGCATGGCCAGGAATTCGGCATGACCCGAGGGGTCCATATCACGTTCGCGCCGGTTGCACGCCTGCGCGATAACGCGCGGTTCTGCAAGCGGCTTGCGCGTACCCTTGTCGATGGGATGGTACACGACCACCGCACCGATGGGCACCTCGCCCGCTGCACCCGCCAAACGCGCCTGCTCCAAAGCAAGCTGCATGTATTCGATATCGCGTTCTTCCATAACGTTCAGAATTATATGGTAAGCTAACGCGAGCGGTATGCGCATTCGCGCATGTCCATCGAATACGGAGGAATGGCCGAGTGGTTTAAGGCGGCAGTCTTGAAAACTGTTGAGCTGAAAGGTTCCGTGGGTTCGAATCCTACTTCCTCCGCCATACATGTTCTCGCAGGTCCCGAGAGGGGCCTGTTTCATTCCATCCCGGCATTCATCCCCATCCGCCCTGCTGGGCACTCGCTCCGCTGCTCGCGTGGTTTAGGCCCTTTACAGGCCTAAACCTACGCTCGTGCGCTGCGCTGTTCATCAGTTTTTACTTCGCGCTTTGCTGAGCAAAGCGCTGGTTTTAGTGGTGTTCACAGTGTCCCTGCAGGGCGGATGGGGATGAATACAGCATTGGAAGTTGAGCCCTCCCCCGGACCGCAGATGCATGGCGATGGAAGGACTCAGGCCTTGGGGTCTTTCCGACGCAGCCTTCAAGACGCCTATGGGAGCGCTCAATGCGGAAGAAGCGCGTTGCCCAGGAGAAGACGCACAAGGCAAACGCGTGCAACCACGCAATCTTCCACGCGCACGATACCGAGCAATAGGTAAGCGCAAACAACCCTCCCCCTATTCATCGATGTGTGATGCTTGGGTGTCGATTGGAGCTGATGGGATGAAGAGTTCGGCTGATTCGTGGTTCTAGGAGTAACCTCGGAAGATAGAGAGTTAGACATGCCAAACTGATTGGACCTGCACTATGTTCGTACATGAATATGGAAACCCCGACGACCCCACTGTTATCCTGCTGGCACCCATGATGATGTCGGGAGAAGACATCTACCGCATGATGAGCCCCCACTTCGCGAACTCCTACCACATCATCGCGCCCGACCAGGGAGGTCACGGCGATGCTGGCGCATACGTAAGCGCCGACGACGAATGCGCACAGCTGAAGCACTACCTGGTAAAACAGGGCATAACCGATATCGAGCTGGTGTACGGCTCCTCGCTGGGCGTTGCCGTTGGCTGGCGCCTCTTTCTGGACAATGGCTTCACCATCCATCACGCCTGGTTCGATGGCGTGCTCTTCCGCGAAAGCGCGCCATTCTTCGAGTTCGCCTTCAGGACCATGTTCAAGCAGAAGAAGCGCTCGCCGGCCAAGCGTTCCGTTGACGCATCAAAGGGACTCGAAGATAAATACGGACACGAGCGCGCCGTAATGATGACCAGGAACTTCAACCGCATCACCGAAAGCGACATCGACGCCATCTGCCACACCTGCTGCAATTACCCCCTTGCGAAGCTCACGCCCGATCAGCAAGCACGCTTGCATCTGGACTACGGCAGCAAGGACCCCACATTCCGCCAATCCCGCCGCGGCATCGCCACGTGCATGCCGAACGTTGGCATTACCATTCGCAAAGGCTATCCGCATTGCGGATACGTTGCCGCACACACCAAGGAATACGTGAAGGAAATCGAGGAATTCATCCGCGCGTAGTCCCCGTCGAAACGCACCGACCCCACAACCCGCCTGAATGCAGTATCCTGCTTGCACGACGAAGGGAGCAACGCTGGATACGACAAGGCAAACAATCGAGTATTACGAGACGCACGCCGGGGAATTCGCATCGAGCACCCTGGATGTCGATTTCAGCGAAACGCAACGCGCTTTTACCACGCTGCTTCCCGAAGGCGCGCGCATACTCGATTTCGGCTGCGGGTCGGGGCGCGACGCAAGGCAATTCCTTGCGGCAGGGTTCAACGTCACCGCCACCGACGGAAGCGCCGAGCTCTGCCGCGTCGCCTCCGAGGCAGCCGGTATCCCCGTACGACATGAGCGATTCGAAGACCTGTGCGAAACAAACGCTTACGACGGCATTTGGGCATGTTCTTCCATACTGCACCTACCGAAGAACGAACTAGCCCAGGTCATTACCAAGATGGCCAATGCACTGCGCACCCACGGCATTGCCTACGCATCGTTCAAGTACGGCACGAGCGAAGGCATGCGCAATGGCCGATACTTCACCGATTTCACCGAAGAGACGTTTCGCGTATTCCTGGAATCCATCCCCCATCCGGGCCTTGCGCTTGAACGCACCTGGATCACGCAGGACGTTCGCCCCAACCGCTCCCACGAACGCTGGCTCAACGTCATCTTGCACAAAGCATAGCCCTCCACGCAAAGAAGGATAGCAAGCACAGCACGAACATACCTCCGCCCCCATTCGCCCTTGCACATGCATGGCCAACAAGACGCTAATGGTGACGCAAACAAAATCTCCGTCCCCTGTTCCACAGGGCATAAGGAAAGGGCCCCGAAGGGCCCTTCCAAAGTGATAGCCATTGCGCAATTGGCAAGCGGGACTAGCCTTTTACGGCAACGCCATACCAGGCAGTGCCCTCATCATTCCAACCAAGCGAAACGAGGTTCTTGTGCTCGCTTTCGCTGGTGGTGAAGTTATGCGCACCCGAGGTGGCATTCGGATTGTACTCACGCAGCACCTTCACACCTTGGGCGTCGTCGGAATACCAGCCGATGCCCTCGTATTTCCAACCGAGCCCACTCAGCCAATCACGCTCCTCGGCGCTCATCGTGTAATGATGGTCGCCGCCATTCGGGTTGTACAGGCGGTAGACCGGTACCGAGCTGCTGGAAGGCGCATACCAACCGATACCCTCATAGGTCCAGCCCAGAATCGTGAGGCCATCACGCTCTTCCTCGGAAGCCGTGTAGAAGTGCTCACCCGAATTGGGGTTGTACAGACGGAACAGCGCCTGAGCCGAAGCAGAATCGGAAACAATCAGGAACGTGGCGCTCTGCTCGCCCTCGTAGCTGCCCATTCCGGTAACGGTCACCGTAGCGGTGCCAAGCTCGGTATTGTTCTTGTACTCCACCGTGTAATCGACGTTCTCCTCGAGCGTGATATCGCCGTCGGTCACCGTCACTTCAGGCTCGATAGCCTCGCCCGTGAAGACCTGGTTCGCAATCGCGGAAATAGTGCACTCCGAGAGGTCGCCCTTATGAACAACGAGCAACGAATCGGTCTGGTTCCACAGACGCTTGCCAGCAATCGTGGTGCCGGATCCAGCCAGGTACTCATCGATGAGGGAACCCATTACCGTACGCACTTCGTTGGTGGTAGAAGCATTAGCAACGTTGTACGTAACCGCATCGGAAGCAGTCGTCTCAACCGCCGACGTGCATTCCGTAATGGAAAGCACCATAGGAGCGGCAATGAAGCTCGTGGCATCCGTTTCCGAAGACGTCGTGCTGGGGAAGAACTTCAGCTGCGAATTCGCCTCGTACGTCAGCTCGTTAGAAGCCTTGCCCTGGGAAGCATCGCCACCCCAGGTAACATAATCGCCACCGCCCCACGCCACGCCCGCGTCGCTCAGCAGGTCGGTCAACGACACATACGTCACTGCCGTCGTCACGTTCCAAACGTCACGCTTGTAATAGAGGCCCGAAACAGGCGAACCGCTGCTCTGCAGCGCCTCGAATTCTTCTTGGGTATAGCTCTTAGCCAACGTCGCCTCATGATTGCCCGTCTTCTGATAGACGGAAATCAACGACGTGCTCTCGGCATATGCCTGAGCAGGCTGTGCAACCGCACCCGCCACGGCAAGCGCCAACACGCCCGCCGCAAGCAATCCCACCACCTTTCGTATTGAGCTCGATTTAAGCAACGCACTTTGCACGCGTTCTCCCATCCTGCAACTCCTTCCTTTATTCTCATCCGCGTTTCTTCTTTTTTGCGGATAATTACCAATGCACGAATGCCTAGGTCCTCAACACCCCCTGCAGAGAATTACCTCTTCAGAGAAGGCAATCAATCCATGCTAGGCCACCGTGATGACCAAATCGCTACAGGCCGTACCAGCCAATACCCTCGGCACGCCAGCCAACCTTCACGAGCATGTCATTCTCTTCCTTACTCGTGGTGTAGTTATGAGAACCAGACTGGGCGTTGGGGTTGTACTGCCTGTACAATGCAACGGTCTTGGCATCGTCGGAATACCAGCCGATGCCCTCGTAGACCCAGCCGACCTTCACCAAGCCGTCGCGCTCCTCCACGCTTGCCGTGTAGTGATGGTCTCCCCCATTCGGGTTGTACAAACGATACACGGGCGTGTTGCTACTCGAGGGCGCCGTCCATCCAATGCCCTCGTAGACCCAGCCCAGCTTCACCAAGTAATCGCGCTCGGACGCGCTTGCCGTATAGAAGTGCTCGCCGCCATTGGGGTTGTACAGACGATTCATGGGCACTGCTTCCGCCACGATGGTGAACTGCGCCGTGGCGCTTCCCGTCCACGACCCCACGCCCGCAACGGTAATCATGGCGGTTCCCACGTTCACGTTGTTGGAATAGGCAAGCGTATAATCCGTGCCTTCGGCAAGAACCGTGCCGCCCACGCTTACCTCCACCGTAGGCTCGATGGCGCTGCCCGTATAGTCGTACGTAGACGCATCGAAGGAAATCTGCGCGTCTTCCAGGCTAAACGGCACCAATGTAAAGCGCTTGCCGCCATTCGTGCCAGCCACATCGTCACTATTCGCTACAACAAGCTCACGCACGGCAGTCGCACTCGGATAGCACGTAACCGAAACGCCATCGCAATCTGCAAACGCGCCCTTGGTCCTGCTCGTCGCAATGTTCGAAGGCAGAGAGGAATCCTGCGTAAGGAACGTGAGCGAAACGAGCCCCGTGCAGCCCTTGAATGCCGAAGAGTCCAAAACGTCAACGTTCTCGGGCAACGTAAGACTCGTGATACCCGTGCAATATGCAAACGCGTGATCGCCAATGGTGGTGAGCTTAGAGCCCTCGGCGAACGTCACCTCGCTCAACGTACCACCGTAGCTGGTGTTCGCCGAGCCAAACGCGTAGTTTCCGATGGCCGTTACCGTAGCGGGAATAGACACGGCATGAACCTTCAGCTTTGACGTATTGGCAAGGTCGCCCTTGTAGTTGGCCTCGAGCTCGCCGCCAAAGGCATTGCTGGCGATAGACGTCACCTCGTAGGTAACGCCATCATGATCAACCGAAGCGGGAATGACAATGTCCACGGAATCGCGCTGCGAATTTACCTGAAGGCCCGTAACGGCCGCCGTTGCGGTTACATCGTCGTAGCTATAGAGCAACTCGTACACGGGAGCATCGATGATCTGGAACGACCCGGAAATCGTGCCCGTATAGGAACCCTTGCCCGTAGCGGTAAACGTTGCCGTACCCGCTTCCACATTATTCTGGTACTCAATTTCGTAATCGGTTCCACACGTAAGCTCGGCCCCACCGTAATACAGGGTCACAGGCGTAAACGCCGTTCCATCGTACACCTGATCGGGGGCGCTGTAGGTGGCATACGCCAGATCGAGCGCCTCGCCCGAGTCGGTGATATTGAAGAACATGTTTGCGTAATTCGAGAAGTTGGAATTCGCCACGAAGCGAACCGTCACGGAGCCAATCGTCGTACCGCCGGCAACGCCCACGTTATTCGCATGCGCAGAAGACGCGCCCTCATCATCGGAATTCGCATTGCCGTACACGAGTCGATAATCCACGCCCTCTACCAGCGTATGCTCTACGCCGTTTATCGTGCACGTCACGCCCGACACACTGGGTTCAACAGGCGTTCCGCCCGCGTACGGAAGCGTTGTAGAAGGATGAAGCGCTTCGTCATTCAACGTGGACTTTACCCACGGATACGTTTGCCCCGCATACTCCAACACGACGTTGTCGAAATCGCATTCGGTCATGATGCTTATGGGCTTGATGCGATACGTGCCCTTGGCCTGCGTACCCGCCTGGAACTTGGTAGACCCCTCAGCAGGCTCGATAGTCACGGTATACGCGCCCGCGTTCGTGGGCGCATTCACCTCTTCGCCCTTGGAGTTCTTCACGCTCACAATGCGATATTCGGAAGGATCGAGCTGAACGCTGCCCGACATTACCTTCAAAGATGCCTCCGTGGGCATCTGGGATTCGTAATTGAAGGTCACCGCATCAGCCGTAACCTTGCATGAGGCAATGCTGCCGGCAACAATGCCATACGACACGCCCGAGATGGTGCCCGAATACGCCCCCATGCCATGCACGGTAGCCAGATACCCCGAGCCCAGCTCCACGGCTCCCGCTTGGGGCTCAACGTAGTAGTCGACATTCTGCACGAGTTCCTGCCCCGCAAGAGTCACACTCACGGTGGGCACGCTTTCCCCACCCGTA
This genomic stretch from Denitrobacterium detoxificans harbors:
- a CDS encoding guanylate cyclase; its protein translation is MVARLSRIIPLLIILAVVAAVIYLVAAWRYSPNRAKVILIRAFTVITGVISGFFVLATAYAAFEQNWTAVEIAASFLAVGLIGLAITLICRWVFLRHHPNYQQEAVPTTTVSSDGLLRAVLQRLLASFLRR
- a CDS encoding LemA family protein, whose translation is MVAIIILVVVVVLVLIVIGLFNNLVKLRNAVDNAWAQIDVQLQRRLDLIPNLVETVKGYAAHESKTLQAVTEARTACMNASSPEEKMEASNALSDTLKSLFAVSEAYPDLKANQNFIALQNELSETEDKISYMRQSFNDTVMKYNNAIQTFPGVLVAGPMGFTKRQSFIANVGADVAPQVSFS
- a CDS encoding alpha/beta fold hydrolase, whose product is MFVHEYGNPDDPTVILLAPMMMSGEDIYRMMSPHFANSYHIIAPDQGGHGDAGAYVSADDECAQLKHYLVKQGITDIELVYGSSLGVAVGWRLFLDNGFTIHHAWFDGVLFRESAPFFEFAFRTMFKQKKRSPAKRSVDASKGLEDKYGHERAVMMTRNFNRITESDIDAICHTCCNYPLAKLTPDQQARLHLDYGSKDPTFRQSRRGIATCMPNVGITIRKGYPHCGYVAAHTKEYVKEIEEFIRA
- a CDS encoding inorganic phosphate transporter — translated: MDLSLAAVIGLMATYPALAIIIVLVIGVTLVSGATDAPNAIATAVATRVLSPGVALTLAAVFNFIGLIGMTYISTAVAHTMFSMVDFSGDTHQALMALMASMIGSIAWGVFCWFFGIPCSKSHSLIAGITGGAIAVNGWAGVVPSEWAKVVYGLLFSLFAGFFLGWLNTKLAAKFLSGVDRRKGNRVADILQDIFACMLAFLHGAQDGQKFMSIGLMGMAMAMGMESTGSDGFPMWLMIVCSAAISLGTFIGGKRIIKSVAMDMVAMEKYQGAAASASTVITLFISSITGMPVSTSHCSTSAIMGVGAGKNLRGVNWGIARSMVLAWVITFPACGIIGFALARVFMLFF
- a CDS encoding nucleoside deaminase, with the translated sequence MEERDIEYMQLALEQARLAGAAGEVPIGAVVVYHPIDKGTRKPLAEPRVIAQACNRRERDMDPSGHAEFLAMLQASRELEAWRLSDCTVYVTLEPCIMCAGLMHQARIARCVYGASDPKAGALGTLYRINEDERLNHAFPVTAGVCEEECSQLLKDFFSARRSARKAAKAEAAAANSEPSTK
- a CDS encoding 4-(cytidine 5'-diphospho)-2-C-methyl-D-erythritol kinase; this translates as MKTINLIAPAKVNLYLGIGERQEGGYHNALTVMHALSMHDGVRMTHVGAGEHVTLLEPCDAAQPLREVKVDVDAGSGLQVEATVIWREGIEPLDIPSQDNLACKAVHALAQELGREEDECIRLVIEKHIPHQTGLGGGSADAAAALLGAAHLWGIPADHEAVAHVAQQLGADVRFFLHGGCMLLQGRGDEPVATLAPRRDSVVIIRPEGGVSTAEAYRTFDESPVYPEPAQLEAVRAATEATQVPLFNNLEAPAQKLLPELAEIAQFASQAPGVADVLLCGSGSGTFAVCESHQAAAALSSAAQVKGYWTRTTSFSPVRAALLPQR
- a CDS encoding class I SAM-dependent methyltransferase → MQYPACTTKGATLDTTRQTIEYYETHAGEFASSTLDVDFSETQRAFTTLLPEGARILDFGCGSGRDARQFLAAGFNVTATDGSAELCRVASEAAGIPVRHERFEDLCETNAYDGIWACSSILHLPKNELAQVITKMANALRTHGIAYASFKYGTSEGMRNGRYFTDFTEETFRVFLESIPHPGLALERTWITQDVRPNRSHERWLNVILHKA
- a CDS encoding YgiQ family radical SAM protein, whose translation is MFLPMTYADMRERGWDAVDFAYVCGDAYVDHPSFGMAIISRLLEAHGYRVGIICQPDWRDPKSINVFGEPRLGFIVSAGNMDSMVNHYTVAKRRRKNDFYSPGGEMGLRPDHACVVYGNLIRRTYKETPIILGGIEASLRRLAHYDYWSDKLKRSILLDSGADIISYGMGEHSVVEIADALASGLSVHDLTFIPGTVFRTRSLEHLYEPVVLPSYQSMLDNKEEYARSFGEQCRNLNPYSAHTLVEPYDHDVYVVQNAPATPLTTEELDAVYRLPYERTYHPSYEAAGGIPAIREVKFSLASNRGCLGECAFCALNFHQGRIIQARSHESILEEAREMTKDPEFKGYIHDVGGPTANFRIPACAKQEKAGACTNRRCLSPKPCKQLRVTHEDYVQLLRELRALPGVKKVFIRSGIRFDYAMLDNDHTFIRELAAHHTSGQLRLAPEHISETVLNVMGKPPHAMYEQFVREFNRASKQAGKEQYVLPYLMSSHPGSTLKEAVELAEFCRDLGFNPEQVSDFYPTPSTVSTCIYYTGLDPRTMEHVYCATSPHEKALQRALIQYRNPKNHALVREALVKAGREDLIGFDAKCLVRPAGAKGGKGAQHGGKSGQAGHARSKGKGTQAKRGRSRHENDSRGEQRSGSTRNDKRTSRNANTKPGGKPQGNRRNGGASGAGKKPAGAEARRGAGHPKKR